In Limosilactobacillus sp. WILCCON 0051, a single window of DNA contains:
- the rnc gene encoding ribonuclease III: protein MEITRKEVFLIKELEDYLAKEFGIHFNNPDLLAEAFTQASYVNEHPHQGLKYYERIEFLGDAVLQLFVSEYIYKRFPELPQGKLTRLRAAMVCEDSFSKFAKECHFDQYIRLGHGEEMAGARQRASLLCDIFEAFIGALYLDQGRDAVEKFIHRVIFPKLDMGWFDHAVDAKTSLQEFLQRNGDVDIEYHLLSEAGTENDPQFKVSVSVNGEPIAQGIGSSKKHAEMQAAQAALNQLRKNN, encoded by the coding sequence ATGGAAATTACACGAAAGGAAGTTTTTCTCATTAAAGAACTAGAAGACTATCTTGCCAAAGAGTTTGGCATTCATTTCAATAATCCGGATCTTTTAGCAGAGGCCTTTACGCAGGCATCATACGTCAATGAGCATCCGCACCAGGGACTGAAATACTATGAGCGGATCGAGTTTTTGGGTGATGCAGTTTTGCAGCTGTTTGTTTCGGAATATATCTATAAGCGTTTTCCCGAGCTGCCGCAGGGTAAATTGACGCGACTGCGGGCAGCAATGGTGTGCGAGGACAGTTTTTCCAAGTTTGCCAAGGAATGTCACTTTGATCAATATATTCGTCTGGGGCATGGTGAGGAAATGGCCGGCGCTCGGCAGCGGGCCAGTCTGCTGTGTGACATTTTCGAAGCTTTTATTGGTGCTTTGTATCTGGATCAGGGTCGCGATGCCGTGGAAAAGTTCATTCACCGCGTCATCTTCCCGAAACTGGATATGGGTTGGTTTGACCACGCCGTTGATGCCAAGACCAGTCTGCAGGAATTCTTGCAGCGCAACGGGGATGTCGATATTGAATACCATCTCCTCAGCGAAGCCGGTACTGAAAACGATCCGCAGTTTAAAGTCAGCGTCAGCGTAAATGGCGAACCGATTGCTCAAGGGATCGGCAGCTCAAAGAAGCACGCTGAAATGCAGGCGGCACAGGCAGCTTTGAATCAGCTGCGCAAAAATAACTAA
- the acpP gene encoding acyl carrier protein — MDKKEIFDKVSSIVADHFDIDRAKITEDLNLKTDLDADSIDFVEFVLEVEDTFGAEIEDSEAEKLSTIGEVVDYIAAHQQDKK; from the coding sequence ATGGATAAAAAGGAAATCTTTGACAAGGTCTCATCAATCGTAGCCGATCACTTTGACATTGACCGGGCTAAGATTACGGAAGACCTGAACTTAAAGACCGACCTGGATGCCGATTCCATCGACTTTGTAGAATTCGTTCTGGAAGTCGAAGATACTTTTGGTGCTGAAATCGAAGACAGCGAAGCCGAAAAGCTCAGCACGATCGGTGAAGTGGTTGATTACATCGCTGCCCATCAACAGGACAAAAAATAA
- the plsX gene encoding phosphate acyltransferase PlsX — translation MKIAVDAMGGDHAPQAIVAGVEAARDQYADLEFDLYGDPQKVEPLIKNQTRLHLVKTTEEIEMGEEPVKAIRRKKDSSIVRAAQAVKEGQADAFFSAGNTGAILAAGLLIVGRIKGIDRPGLTSVLPIAEPGSSRHSFVYLDCGANAEAKERNLVQYAHLGRFYAESVLGIENPRVALLNNGAEEDKGDRLHKEVHQLLKAEDNLNFIGNVEAGDLLVGKADVVVSDGWTANAALKATEGTAKMFLKLIKNGILNGGLRAKIGYLFLKPVFKNIAKQMSTSTYGGAVLLGLKAPVVKTHGSADAVAVKNTIGQIRTMIQTGIIKEAVDYFSPEENMDNQPKN, via the coding sequence ATTAAAATTGCCGTAGATGCCATGGGCGGCGACCACGCACCCCAGGCAATCGTTGCTGGAGTTGAAGCAGCCCGTGATCAGTATGCCGATTTGGAATTCGATCTGTACGGAGATCCGCAAAAAGTTGAACCGCTGATTAAGAATCAGACGCGGCTGCATTTGGTAAAAACCACTGAAGAAATCGAAATGGGCGAAGAACCAGTCAAGGCCATTCGCCGCAAAAAGGATTCCTCGATCGTACGGGCCGCGCAAGCCGTTAAGGAAGGGCAGGCCGATGCCTTCTTTTCAGCTGGCAATACCGGCGCGATCCTGGCAGCGGGCCTGCTGATCGTCGGCCGCATTAAGGGAATCGATCGGCCAGGTCTGACCAGCGTTTTGCCGATTGCGGAGCCAGGCAGCTCACGGCACAGTTTTGTCTACTTGGATTGTGGCGCTAATGCCGAGGCCAAGGAGCGCAATCTGGTTCAGTATGCTCATTTGGGCCGTTTCTATGCCGAAAGCGTGCTGGGAATCGAAAATCCACGGGTGGCACTGCTCAACAACGGTGCAGAAGAAGACAAGGGCGACCGGCTGCATAAAGAAGTTCACCAGCTGCTTAAGGCTGAAGACAATCTGAATTTTATCGGCAACGTGGAAGCCGGCGACTTGCTGGTTGGCAAGGCCGATGTCGTAGTCAGCGACGGCTGGACGGCCAACGCGGCACTGAAGGCTACTGAAGGCACTGCCAAGATGTTTTTGAAGCTGATCAAAAACGGGATCTTAAATGGCGGTCTGCGGGCCAAGATCGGCTACCTGTTCTTAAAGCCCGTCTTTAAAAACATTGCCAAGCAGATGAGCACTTCGACCTATGGCGGGGCCGTACTGCTTGGCTTGAAGGCACCAGTCGTTAAGACGCATGGCTCTGCTGATGCCGTTGCGGTCAAGAATACGATTGGCCAGATTCGCACCATGATCCAGACCGGCATTATAAAAGAAGCCGTTGACTACTTCAGTCCCGAGGAAAACATGGACAATCAGCCGAAAAACTAA
- the recG gene encoding ATP-dependent DNA helicase RecG, which translates to MKSLQDPVGCLKGVGPKTVEALATLDIKTVEDLLTYFPSRYDDFAPTDLSAAKDRQKVTVHGTVSSEPVLTRYGYRRNRLSFRLLVDRNVVLTTFFNQPYLKNSIILNTHVTVQGKWDAARQQILGSKLFTQNQERELGAIYPANKHVSQKTLRKLIKQAYDQYKDVIATLLPISLRQRYQLMERREMIKQMHWPTTPFVAKQAQKTAAYEEFFLFQLRLQAIRRAHRQDDGNQILYNNQELKEFIKTIPFELTDAQKRSVNEICRDLRAPYQMNRLLQGDVGSGKTIVAALAIAATVNAGYQAALMAPTEILAAQHAAKLTDIFEGTHVSVGLLTGSMTAKQHKQLLNEIKAGTINLVVGTHALIQDKVDYANLGLAIIDEQHRFGVRQRQLLREKGENPDVLAMTATPIPRTLAITTYGEMDVSIIDQLPAGRKPIETRWLRENQSGAALSFLKEQLADGAQVYVVSPLIEQSESIDVKNATDLYEKFAEYFAPDYRVGLLHGRMSSDEKAAVMQQFKDNQLQVLVATTVIEVGVDNPNATVMLIYDADRFGLAQLHQLRGRVGRGQRQSYCLLIADPKTEDGQARMQTMTETTDGFAVAQRDLELRGSGDVLGTNQSGLPQFKVGDPIGDLKMLQTARADAGALLAAPHWDEKDENQPLVLYLKRHQLETHFD; encoded by the coding sequence TTGAAAAGTCTGCAGGATCCAGTTGGCTGCCTAAAAGGGGTTGGCCCGAAAACGGTTGAGGCACTGGCGACTTTAGACATTAAAACGGTTGAGGATCTATTGACGTACTTTCCTTCACGCTATGATGACTTTGCCCCGACTGATCTGAGTGCTGCCAAGGATCGTCAAAAAGTAACGGTGCATGGGACAGTTAGCTCGGAACCGGTTTTGACGCGGTACGGCTATCGGCGCAACCGCTTGAGCTTTCGGCTGTTGGTTGATCGCAACGTTGTCTTGACGACTTTTTTCAATCAGCCATATTTAAAAAACAGTATTATCCTAAATACCCATGTTACCGTGCAGGGAAAATGGGATGCCGCGCGTCAGCAGATTCTGGGAAGCAAATTGTTTACGCAGAATCAAGAGCGTGAATTGGGCGCGATCTATCCAGCCAACAAGCATGTTTCACAAAAAACACTGCGTAAGTTGATCAAACAGGCCTATGATCAATATAAAGACGTCATTGCAACGCTGCTGCCGATTTCGCTGCGCCAGCGCTATCAGCTGATGGAGCGCCGTGAAATGATCAAGCAGATGCATTGGCCAACCACGCCTTTTGTTGCCAAGCAGGCGCAAAAAACAGCTGCCTACGAAGAATTCTTCTTGTTTCAGCTGAGACTGCAGGCAATTCGACGGGCGCACCGGCAAGACGATGGCAATCAGATTCTGTATAACAATCAGGAACTCAAGGAATTTATCAAAACGATTCCCTTTGAGCTGACTGACGCACAGAAACGCTCGGTCAATGAGATCTGCCGCGACCTGCGCGCGCCTTACCAGATGAACCGTCTCTTACAAGGCGACGTGGGGTCAGGCAAAACAATCGTCGCCGCGCTGGCAATTGCAGCCACGGTTAATGCCGGCTACCAGGCTGCTTTGATGGCGCCAACCGAGATTTTGGCGGCCCAGCATGCTGCCAAACTGACCGATATTTTTGAAGGCACGCATGTCAGCGTCGGTCTTTTAACCGGGTCAATGACCGCAAAGCAGCATAAGCAGCTGCTTAATGAGATTAAAGCGGGAACCATTAATCTGGTTGTTGGTACGCATGCTTTGATTCAAGACAAGGTTGATTATGCCAATCTGGGGCTGGCGATTATTGATGAGCAGCACCGGTTTGGGGTTCGTCAACGGCAGCTGCTGCGCGAAAAAGGCGAGAATCCGGATGTCTTGGCAATGACGGCCACGCCGATTCCACGGACGCTGGCAATTACAACCTATGGCGAGATGGACGTTTCAATCATTGACCAGTTGCCAGCTGGCCGCAAGCCGATTGAGACGCGTTGGCTGCGGGAAAATCAGAGCGGAGCCGCGCTGTCGTTTTTAAAAGAACAGCTGGCAGACGGCGCGCAGGTTTATGTAGTCAGCCCATTGATTGAACAGTCGGAATCAATCGATGTAAAAAATGCGACCGACCTCTATGAAAAATTTGCCGAATATTTCGCGCCCGACTACCGAGTTGGACTGCTGCATGGTCGGATGAGCAGTGATGAAAAAGCAGCGGTTATGCAGCAGTTTAAGGACAATCAGCTGCAGGTACTGGTGGCAACGACCGTCATTGAAGTCGGTGTCGACAATCCAAATGCCACGGTCATGCTGATCTATGACGCGGATCGTTTTGGGCTGGCCCAGCTGCATCAATTGCGCGGTCGTGTCGGGCGTGGACAGCGGCAGAGCTATTGTCTGCTGATTGCTGATCCAAAAACTGAGGATGGTCAGGCCCGGATGCAGACCATGACCGAAACGACAGATGGTTTTGCCGTTGCTCAGCGCGACTTGGAGCTTAGAGGTTCAGGCGATGTCTTAGGAACCAACCAGTCAGGCTTACCGCAGTTTAAAGTCGGCGATCCAATTGGGGACTTGAAGATGCTGCAGACGGCGCGGGCTGACGCAGGCGCGCTCTTGGCTGCACCGCATTGGGATGAAAAAGATGAAAATCAGCCGCTGGTACTGTATTTAAAACGTCACCAGCTGGAAACGCACTTTGATTAA
- a CDS encoding DAK2 domain-containing protein has translation MTVTKITNLEFGKMVQAAAAKLNAQAEFINSLNVFPVPDGDTGTNMSMSMASGAKYEREATSTGVGDLAQALAKGLLMGARGNSGVILSQIFRGFAKGCADKQELSAKDFVDAYANGAQTAYKAVMKPTEGTILTVVRESAQAGLNEVKAGNDDLVDIMEKIYNASEEALKKTPDLLPVLKEVGVVDSGGQGLVFVLQAFYESLSGKVAENDLVKPDNAQIDEMINAKHHQSAQGKLDPNDIKYGYCTQMMVRIGRGKQVTQKFDYDTFYNYLAKLGDSLLVINDDEVVKVHVHTEFPGKVLSWGQQFGDLQTVKVDNMRWQQEEIMEKDEGEPTPLEKAKEAEKPALDTAVIAVASGDGIAKLLESLGVTHVINGGQTMNPSIQEIAEAINESGAKQALVLPDNGNIFMAADQAAEVADIPTKVVHAKTIAQGMSAMLEFNPEADLAENQANMEGNLDMVKSGEVTNAVRDTTIDGQTIKKDDFMGIVDGKIVNTAADVKTAAIEMVKQMLDEDSEIVTILYGVDGDKETAEAIKEAILAVDDELDVQIYDGGQPVYPYLISVE, from the coding sequence TTGACAGTTACCAAGATTACTAATCTCGAATTTGGCAAGATGGTTCAGGCGGCAGCCGCCAAACTGAACGCTCAAGCCGAATTCATTAATTCGTTAAATGTATTCCCGGTTCCAGATGGCGACACGGGAACCAACATGAGTATGTCAATGGCCAGCGGTGCCAAGTATGAGCGTGAAGCTACCAGTACCGGTGTTGGCGATTTGGCACAGGCACTGGCTAAAGGTCTTTTAATGGGTGCCCGGGGCAATTCCGGCGTTATCCTGTCGCAGATTTTCCGTGGTTTTGCCAAGGGCTGTGCCGATAAGCAGGAATTGTCAGCCAAAGATTTTGTTGACGCCTATGCCAATGGTGCTCAAACGGCCTACAAGGCAGTTATGAAGCCAACGGAAGGGACGATTCTGACGGTTGTTCGCGAATCGGCTCAAGCTGGCTTAAATGAGGTCAAGGCTGGGAATGACGATCTGGTTGACATTATGGAAAAAATCTACAATGCCAGTGAAGAAGCCTTGAAAAAGACGCCGGACCTGCTGCCGGTGCTCAAGGAAGTCGGTGTGGTTGATTCTGGTGGTCAAGGGCTGGTGTTTGTTTTGCAGGCCTTTTATGAATCATTAAGCGGCAAGGTTGCGGAAAACGACCTGGTTAAGCCGGATAATGCTCAAATCGATGAAATGATCAATGCCAAGCACCATCAAAGTGCACAGGGTAAGCTGGATCCGAATGACATCAAGTACGGCTACTGCACGCAGATGATGGTTCGAATTGGCCGTGGCAAGCAGGTAACGCAAAAATTTGACTATGACACCTTCTATAACTACCTGGCCAAGCTGGGCGACAGTCTGTTGGTCATTAATGACGATGAGGTTGTCAAGGTTCACGTTCATACTGAATTCCCAGGCAAGGTGCTTTCATGGGGTCAGCAGTTTGGTGATCTGCAGACGGTCAAGGTTGACAATATGCGTTGGCAGCAAGAAGAGATCATGGAAAAGGACGAAGGCGAGCCGACACCGCTTGAAAAGGCCAAGGAAGCCGAAAAGCCAGCTCTGGATACAGCAGTGATTGCCGTAGCCTCTGGCGATGGGATTGCCAAGCTGCTGGAAAGTCTTGGCGTAACCCATGTGATCAACGGTGGTCAGACCATGAATCCAAGCATTCAAGAAATTGCCGAGGCCATCAACGAAAGCGGTGCTAAGCAGGCCTTGGTATTGCCTGATAATGGCAACATCTTTATGGCTGCCGATCAAGCTGCCGAAGTTGCCGACATTCCAACTAAGGTCGTTCATGCCAAGACGATTGCGCAAGGCATGAGCGCAATGCTGGAATTCAATCCAGAAGCTGACCTGGCAGAAAACCAGGCCAACATGGAAGGCAATCTGGATATGGTTAAGAGCGGCGAGGTTACCAACGCGGTTCGTGATACGACGATTGATGGTCAAACGATCAAGAAAGATGATTTCATGGGAATCGTGGATGGCAAGATCGTCAATACGGCGGCTGATGTTAAAACGGCAGCAATCGAAATGGTTAAGCAGATGCTGGATGAAGACAGCGAGATCGTTACGATTCTTTATGGGGTCGATGGCGATAAAGAAACTGCTGAAGCCATCAAGGAAGCTATTTTGGCCGTTGATGACGAATTAGACGTTCAGATCTATGATGGTGGTCAGCCGGTCTACCCATACCTGATTTCGGTTGAATAA
- a CDS encoding Asp23/Gls24 family envelope stress response protein, whose translation MAVKIKTKSGTIDIANDVISTVVGGAATDNYGVVGMASRNPLKDGVNQILRHDSYSKGVVVRQQDNGVSVDVNIIVGYGTKISEVSKSVQEKVKYNLESMLGVTANAVNVYVQGVRVLGDD comes from the coding sequence ATGGCAGTTAAGATTAAAACAAAGTCTGGCACGATCGATATTGCTAATGATGTGATCTCAACGGTCGTAGGCGGCGCCGCTACCGACAACTATGGCGTAGTAGGGATGGCCAGTCGCAATCCATTAAAAGATGGCGTCAACCAGATCCTGCGGCATGACAGCTACAGCAAGGGCGTTGTTGTTCGTCAGCAAGACAATGGCGTTTCCGTTGACGTTAATATCATTGTTGGCTATGGCACGAAGATTTCAGAAGTGTCTAAGAGCGTCCAAGAAAAGGTCAAGTACAACCTCGAATCCATGCTGGGCGTCACGGCCAATGCGGTCAATGTATACGTTCAAGGCGTTCGCGTTTTGGGCGATGATTAA
- the rpmB gene encoding 50S ribosomal protein L28, protein MAKDFMTGKRTRFGNKRSHALNSSRRTWKPNLQKVTILVNGKPKKVYVSARTLKSGKVTRV, encoded by the coding sequence ATGGCTAAGGATTTCATGACCGGTAAGCGGACGCGCTTCGGCAACAAGCGTTCACACGCCCTTAACTCAAGTCGTCGTACCTGGAAGCCAAACCTGCAAAAGGTTACCATTTTGGTAAATGGCAAGCCAAAGAAGGTTTACGTTTCAGCACGTACCCTGAAGTCGGGTAAAGTGACTCGGGTTTAG
- a CDS encoding thiamine diphosphokinase, translated as MNEKINIMVGGPEALIPYDQVADHRSETWLGVDLGATRLLEHGIVPEYAAGDFDSSTPEQLARVKAAVQKVDIYPPEKDYTDTQIGILLAMKYYQPASITIWGTTGGRLDQLLANLYTPLMEPYRKYLAKIHLVDRQNTVDFYEPGSYEIYKVPEMPYLAFVNLTPVTGLTLPDEKYNLDHFDSPLPISWSSNEFVGTINHFSFDSGVVAVIQSRDVHSQGPFKGVK; from the coding sequence ATGAATGAAAAGATCAACATTATGGTTGGCGGGCCAGAAGCGCTGATTCCTTATGATCAAGTTGCTGATCATCGCTCTGAGACTTGGCTGGGCGTTGATTTAGGAGCAACCAGACTGCTTGAGCATGGTATTGTTCCCGAATATGCTGCTGGCGACTTTGATTCCAGCACGCCTGAGCAATTGGCGCGAGTCAAAGCGGCGGTCCAAAAAGTAGATATCTATCCGCCAGAAAAAGACTATACCGATACTCAGATCGGTATTTTACTGGCAATGAAATATTACCAGCCGGCTTCAATCACGATCTGGGGTACAACGGGTGGCCGCCTGGATCAGCTGCTGGCCAACCTGTACACGCCATTGATGGAGCCATACCGTAAGTACCTGGCGAAGATTCATCTGGTTGATCGTCAGAATACGGTTGATTTTTATGAACCGGGCAGCTATGAGATTTATAAGGTGCCCGAGATGCCGTATCTGGCTTTTGTCAATCTGACGCCGGTAACTGGTTTGACCCTGCCTGATGAAAAGTACAATCTGGATCATTTTGACAGCCCGCTGCCCATTTCTTGGTCCAGTAATGAGTTTGTCGGGACGATCAATCATTTTTCTTTTGACAGTGGGGTCGTGGCTGTTATTCAAAGCCGTGATGTCCATTCACAGGGACCTTTCAAGGGTGTCAAGTGA
- the rpe gene encoding ribulose-phosphate 3-epimerase, with amino-acid sequence MIKVAPSILSADYMNLEKDIKLVDQAGAEELHIDVMDGTFVPSISYGPGFVKAIRQITDMYLDVHMMVQNPEHLIPAMAEAGADNIGVHVEATPHIHRALQLIKNAGKDAEVVINPGTPVEMIKPVLHMVDQVLVMTVNPGFGGQKFLPETVAKIAELDAIKKANGYDFDIEIDGGINNETVVDCYKAGATVAVAGSYVYNAEDPLARIQALRDATK; translated from the coding sequence ATGATTAAAGTAGCACCATCGATTTTGAGCGCAGACTACATGAATCTTGAAAAGGACATTAAGCTGGTTGACCAGGCTGGTGCTGAAGAACTGCACATTGACGTGATGGATGGCACGTTTGTTCCAAGCATTTCCTATGGCCCAGGCTTTGTAAAGGCAATTCGTCAAATCACTGACATGTACCTGGACGTTCACATGATGGTTCAAAACCCTGAACACCTGATTCCAGCAATGGCAGAAGCAGGTGCCGACAACATTGGCGTTCACGTTGAAGCAACGCCGCACATTCACCGTGCTCTGCAGCTGATCAAGAACGCGGGCAAGGATGCTGAAGTCGTGATCAACCCAGGGACGCCGGTTGAAATGATCAAGCCGGTTCTGCACATGGTTGACCAAGTATTGGTAATGACCGTTAACCCTGGCTTTGGCGGTCAAAAATTCCTGCCAGAAACGGTTGCCAAGATTGCTGAATTGGATGCAATCAAGAAAGCTAACGGCTATGACTTTGACATTGAAATCGATGGCGGGATCAACAATGAAACGGTTGTTGACTGCTACAAGGCTGGCGCAACGGTTGCGGTTGCCGGTTCATACGTCTACAATGCCGAAGACCCACTGGCTCGCATTCAAGCACTGCGCGACGCTACTAAGTAA
- the rsgA gene encoding ribosome small subunit-dependent GTPase A, which produces MQQGIIQQSLSGFFDVLCDGAVYRTRGRGNFRKRGIKPIVGDQVEFEDGYLLKVLPRKNQLRRPPVANVDQAVVVTAAKQPKFSSNLLDRQLIALEKQAIEPIIYFSKTDLLNDDEWQNLQPILAGYRAIGYAVIAQRPPFGQTTLDQLQQLLSHHIVTMMGQTGAGKSTLLNHLAPELNLATGEVSQALKRGRHTTRKVSLMTIGEALIADTPGFSSYEDFDMDVTELSKLFPEMRQLAPECKFRGCLHLKEPGCAVKNAVEHGTIMKSRYDNYVQFNELIVSQKPNY; this is translated from the coding sequence GTGCAACAAGGAATCATCCAGCAATCGCTCAGCGGCTTTTTTGACGTGCTTTGTGACGGCGCGGTTTATCGTACGCGCGGCCGGGGCAACTTTCGTAAGCGCGGCATTAAGCCGATCGTTGGCGATCAAGTAGAATTTGAAGACGGCTATCTGCTCAAGGTGCTGCCCCGTAAAAATCAGCTGCGGCGGCCGCCAGTAGCCAACGTCGATCAGGCAGTCGTCGTTACGGCCGCCAAACAGCCCAAGTTTTCCAGCAATTTATTGGATCGTCAGCTGATTGCACTGGAAAAACAAGCTATTGAACCAATCATCTATTTTTCTAAGACGGATCTGCTAAACGATGATGAATGGCAGAATCTGCAGCCGATCTTAGCTGGCTATCGGGCAATCGGCTACGCAGTAATTGCGCAGCGGCCGCCGTTTGGTCAAACAACACTGGATCAGCTTCAACAGCTGCTCAGTCATCATATCGTTACGATGATGGGGCAGACTGGGGCTGGCAAGTCAACGCTGCTGAATCATCTGGCGCCTGAATTAAATCTGGCAACTGGTGAGGTCTCACAGGCTCTAAAACGCGGACGGCATACTACGCGTAAAGTCAGTCTGATGACGATTGGCGAGGCCTTGATTGCCGATACGCCTGGCTTTTCGTCATATGAGGATTTTGATATGGACGTGACGGAGCTTTCAAAATTATTTCCAGAAATGCGTCAGTTGGCCCCAGAATGCAAATTTCGCGGCTGTCTGCATCTAAAAGAACCTGGCTGTGCCGTGAAGAACGCCGTCGAGCATGGTACAATAATGAAGAGTCGGTATGACAATTACGTTCAGTTTAATGAACTGATTGTCAGCCAAAAACCAAACTATTGA
- the pknB gene encoding Stk1 family PASTA domain-containing Ser/Thr kinase: MKPGYELNHRYKIIESLGEGGMANVYLAHDLVLDRDVSVKLLRLDLRDDPSTKRRFEREAMAATQLNDPHIVGIYDVGEEHGVQYMVMEYVKGTDLKTYIHDHYPIPLPQVIDIMEQVLSAVQTAHANGIIHRDLKPQNILIDENKNIKITDFGIAMAASQNSMTQTNSLLGSVHYLSPEQARGSIATPQSDIYSLGIILFELLTGQVPFEGETAVSIALKHFRDEIPSVRKFNPQIPQPLENVVYRATAKHPCDRYHDVAAMAADLQTALDPSRADEPKFVVGQRSSNEETKVLDLDAIKEAANLDENSDEKIDDDTKQLTATRQSRMKRSIQRHPIRKWAVILVLLVAAIGIGTGLYMHRSVSVPDVEGLTTAQAEKKLQANHLRLGNVTEKNSQTVAKNHVVKVAGNQHRAHAGQSIDLVVSRGVKTWKMADYVGDSYSDTADELRDKGFVVKQTKKYSDTVATGKVIKQSVNAGTTINPSQQTVTLTVSAGKKQVTIPSFKGKDVSEVQDFANKHQLQLTTTQKNSTTVATNHVIQQTPKAGSKLTHGDTLTVQIASNSNELRTTNIQINIPFDGNGGKKENRVQVYIRDAYHNLTMEYEDITINQETTINVPFTLRNGQTGAYRVIRNGQTIMSATNITG, from the coding sequence ATGAAACCCGGATATGAGCTTAATCACCGGTATAAAATAATCGAATCGCTGGGTGAGGGCGGCATGGCCAATGTCTACCTGGCTCACGATCTGGTGCTGGATCGCGATGTTTCGGTCAAGCTGCTGCGCTTGGACCTGCGCGATGATCCGAGTACCAAACGCCGCTTTGAACGAGAAGCCATGGCAGCCACTCAGCTTAACGATCCTCATATCGTTGGCATTTATGATGTTGGCGAAGAGCATGGCGTTCAATACATGGTAATGGAATACGTTAAGGGTACCGACTTGAAAACCTATATTCATGATCACTATCCGATTCCCTTGCCGCAAGTCATCGATATTATGGAACAGGTTTTGTCGGCAGTGCAGACGGCCCATGCGAACGGCATTATTCACCGCGACTTAAAGCCGCAGAACATTTTGATCGATGAGAATAAAAACATTAAGATTACGGATTTTGGGATTGCCATGGCGGCTTCGCAAAATTCAATGACGCAAACCAATAGTCTGTTGGGATCGGTTCACTACCTTTCTCCCGAACAGGCGCGCGGCAGCATTGCTACGCCGCAGTCTGATATCTACTCTTTAGGAATCATCCTATTTGAACTGCTGACTGGTCAAGTGCCTTTTGAAGGTGAGACAGCAGTTTCGATTGCTTTAAAACACTTTCGCGATGAGATTCCGTCAGTGCGCAAATTCAATCCGCAGATTCCGCAGCCGTTGGAAAACGTGGTCTATCGTGCGACTGCCAAACACCCTTGTGACCGATATCACGATGTGGCGGCGATGGCGGCTGATCTGCAGACCGCGCTGGACCCATCACGAGCTGATGAACCTAAATTCGTAGTTGGTCAGCGTTCCAGCAACGAAGAAACCAAAGTATTGGATCTGGATGCAATTAAAGAGGCTGCCAATCTTGATGAAAACAGCGATGAAAAGATTGACGACGACACCAAACAACTGACGGCAACGCGACAAAGCCGTATGAAACGCTCTATTCAGCGCCACCCAATTCGCAAGTGGGCGGTTATTTTAGTGCTGCTGGTCGCGGCAATCGGAATTGGTACCGGTCTTTACATGCATCGCTCGGTCAGTGTTCCTGACGTCGAGGGACTGACGACGGCACAGGCAGAAAAGAAACTGCAGGCAAATCATCTGCGCTTAGGCAACGTTACCGAAAAAAACAGTCAGACCGTAGCTAAAAATCATGTCGTCAAAGTTGCCGGCAATCAGCATCGTGCACATGCCGGCCAGTCGATCGACCTGGTTGTCAGCCGCGGCGTTAAGACATGGAAGATGGCTGATTACGTTGGCGACAGCTATTCTGACACGGCTGATGAGCTGCGCGATAAAGGCTTCGTCGTTAAGCAGACCAAAAAATATTCCGATACCGTTGCAACGGGGAAGGTCATTAAACAAAGCGTCAATGCCGGCACAACGATCAATCCCAGCCAGCAGACGGTCACGCTGACGGTTAGCGCCGGCAAGAAACAGGTCACGATTCCAAGCTTTAAAGGCAAGGATGTCAGTGAAGTGCAGGATTTTGCCAATAAGCACCAGCTGCAGCTGACGACAACGCAAAAAAATTCAACAACCGTCGCTACCAATCATGTAATCCAGCAAACGCCTAAAGCAGGCAGCAAGCTGACGCATGGTGATACCTTAACCGTTCAGATTGCCAGCAATTCCAATGAGTTAAGAACGACCAATATTCAAATCAACATTCCGTTTGATGGTAATGGTGGCAAGAAGGAAAACCGAGTACAGGTATATATTCGCGATGCCTATCATAACCTGACGATGGAATATGAGGATATTACCATCAATCAAGAAACGACGATTAACGTACCATTTACGCTGCGTAATGGTCAAACTGGCGCCTATCGAGTAATTCGCAATGGTCAGACCATTATGAGCGCGACGAATATTACAGGATAA